The genomic stretch CAGCAGTCACCGGCACAACCTAGCCACCGACGCTGACACTTTTCTCCTCAGGTGAGGGCCGGGCCCGGGTGGGTAGGGGATCGGACGTGACCACGACCTGGAAGGCCCCGAGCGGCGGACACGGCACGCTCGACGCCGACGACCGCAACTCGCTGCCCGACTCCGCGTACGCGTTCCCGAAACAGCGCAAGGAACCGATGACCGACGCCGGCCACGTGCGCAACGCGCTGGCTCGCTTCGACCAGGTGAAGGACGTCAGCGACGCCGACCGCGAGCAGGCCTTCGCCAACATCAAGGCCGCCGCCAAGCACTTCGACGTCGACGTCACGGAGAAGAGCTGGAAGGACCTCGGCAAGCCCTAAGGCCGGTCGTCCGGGCGGACCCGGTGCACGCGCCCGGTGCGGCCCAGGCCCGGGCGCCGGCGCCGGGGCAGCTCCTCGGGGTGCGGCGGCCGCCGGGTGTACGGCTCCGGCGACCGCCCGAGCCCGGCGTCACCGACCGCGATGACGCTGCGGCCGGACAGCCCGGCCAGGTAGTACGCCTCCGGCGGCAGCGCCACGCCGGCGATCACGACCACGTCGAAGTCGGCCCGGGGAAGCCCGCGGAGGTAGGCGCCGCGGGTGGTCGCGGCGACCAGCCGGACCCGGCCCCGCAGCGCCGGCGCGACCTCGTCCCGGGCGGCGATCAGCTCCCGGCGGGCCGCCGCCAGCCGGCGGCGCTGCTCGGCCGGCGTGCCCCCCGCCCCCACGACGTCCTCCACGGTCGGCAGCGGACCCTCGCCCGC from Mycobacteriales bacterium encodes the following:
- a CDS encoding DUF6582 domain-containing protein, translated to MTTTWKAPSGGHGTLDADDRNSLPDSAYAFPKQRKEPMTDAGHVRNALARFDQVKDVSDADREQAFANIKAAAKHFDVDVTEKSWKDLGKP